In Nostoc piscinale CENA21, the genomic stretch AACTATCTTTCAGCCAGTCAATATCTCTATTTGCACTTTCAGTTCTTAATAATTCACTAATGGAAGTGTTCTTAGTTGTGGTGAAACTCATAGATGTGCCTTGACTATTTTGGTAGGAATCAGTCAATACACGGAAATTACCGTATATTTCCGATACAAGATAGCTTTAGCTTGAAAATTCAGACTTCCGTGATATTACTGATAAAAAAGCAATTTATAGTCAAGATTTATTTACGGATAATTTTTTGAAATGTTAAGTTATGACAATTTTTCCGAGCGATCGCTTTCACCTCATCTTCATTAAGTAGTCAGACATAATTAATTACACAATGACTGTAAATATTTTTGTCCAATTACTTAGCTCAACTGATCAGACCGCAATATTCCTTTAATTTCTGGATTGCTAGGTAGATAACTGCGAAATTTTTGAGACTTCCTGTTCTCTTGAATCCATAAGCGTCCACAGTTTTCACACTCATAGATATGAGGAATATACTTCAAATAATACTGAGTAATGATTCCCCAAACTACGGCACGATGGTCTTTACCTTGCAACCAGGGAAAGCGGTTAAGCCACTCTTGTTGATTTTCCGTAAGCAGTGATTCAATGTATAAACTGACATCAGACGCAATCCCTTCAAAGATAACATCTTTATCTTGATCCTTAATCAGATGACCTTTGTATGGTACGTTATCCGTCCGATCAATAATGCTGTGACCACAAGTGCAACCCATTTTGCTCATAAAATTCACACTGGTCGTTAGTCATGATTTGTTCTCAATTATCTACCTGACATAATTGAAGCGCCACAGTTTTGAGCTATTGTACATAAGAGTTTGTAGTTTCCCTACTGCCCTAAGCCTCGTATGATCAAGATATAAGCAAAATATAAACTCGCCAGATTTTGACGGCATAACATGGGCAGTATTTGGGAACTCGATTTTTACTCTCGTCCAATTTTGGATGAAAATCAAAAAAAAGTTTGGGAAGTTGTCATCTGTGAAAGTCCCTTGGATATTCGGACGCAAACAGATTCGTTATTTCGCTACGCTCAATATTGTCCTAGCACCCAAGTCAATTCGGGCTGGTTGCGGACAGCGTTGCAGGAAGCCATTGACAAAGCCGGAGAAGCACCTATAAAAGTCCGCTTTTTCCGCCGCCAAATGAACAATATGATTACGAAAGCTTGCCAAGATTTGGGGATTCCAGCCCAACCCAGTCGGCGTACTTTGTTGCTGAACCAATGGCTACAACAGCGAATGGAAGAAGTTTATCCTCAAGAACCGGGTTATCAAGGCGGAACTAACCCTTCTGTGCGTTTAGACAGTCCTTTACCGCAGCGTTTACCTGATGCTTTAGAAGGACAGCAGTGGGGGTTTGTCAGCTTATCGGCGGCGGAATTAGCAGAAATGCCAGAATGGGATATTGGTTTTGGTGAAGCTTTCCCCCTAGAAATGGCGCAATTATCCCCAGAAACGCGTATTCCGGGAGTTTTAATTTTCTCACCCAGGGCTTTACCTTTAGCTGGCTGGATGTCTGGTTTAGAGTTGGCGTTTTTAAGAGTTGATGATAGTGCTGGTACAAGGTTGATTTTAGAAACTGGCGCTACGGAAAGTTGGATTTTGGCAAATATCAAAAATCCCAAAATCTTAGCAGAAACCCAAGGTTTTGCTGAAGCGAAACAAACAGCCAATGGAGTGCATTTTATTGGTATACAGTCAAGTCCTCAAGCAGAATCTTTTGCTGGGTTTTGGCTGTTGCAAGAGATGAATTTGCCTTGAGAGTGCTGAGTGCTGGGTGCTGGAATTGTCAGCAAGTTATTCTCCCTTGTCTCCCTCCCAAGCCTCCAACCTCTCAGTAAAAACTAATACATACCGATGATTTTTGGGGAATTCTCTGCATTGATGACACGCTGATAGATGCCCATGATTTGGGATAATTATCTGCGTCCATCTCCGTTGTCAAAAGCAAATTGCTGATTTGCGCGGATATGCACCAATGATTTGGGATAATTATCTGCGTTTGCTTGCAGTTCAAAATCCGAAATCCACAATTCACCAAGGGTCATGGGTTCTGAAAATTTCTCACACGATACACTAGCAGAACAGCTGCTGGAACTAGCCATCAAATCGGGAGCCGAAGCCGCTGAGGTGTATCAGTCGCATTCGCTTTCTCGTCCAGTGTTTTTTGAGGCTAACCGACTCAAACAGCTAGAAACCAGTCAATCTGAAGGTACAACGCTGCGGTTATGGCGTAATGGTCGCCCCGGACTGACGGTAGCTTATGGTGATGTGTCGCCACAGGCTATGGTGGAACGGGCTTTGGCTTTGAGTGAACTAAATCAACCAGAACCAATCGAGTTGGTCACTAACTCGAAGCCTGCTTACCCAGATTTAGGGACAAGTGTACCAATAGAAGTTTTAGTCAATTGGGGCAAAGAAGCGATCGCTATTATCCGCAATACTTACCCAGATGTGCTATGCAATAGTGATTGGGAATGTGATGTGGAAACTACTAGACTTGTGAATAGTCAAGGTCTAGATTGTCACTACACAGATACTACCCTCAGCTGTTATATGTCAGCCGAATGGGTGCGGGGTGATGATTTTTTGAGCGTTTCTGATGGTCAAACCCAACGCAATACCTTAGATCCAGAAAAGTTAGCTTATCAAATTTTACAAAGGCTAGTCTGGGCAAAAGAAAATGTTGCACCGCCTAGCGGTCGTGTGCCAGTTTTGTTTACTTCTAAAGCGGCTGATATGCTGTGGGGAACTGCCCAAGCTGCTTTAAACGGTAAACGTGTCTTAGAAGCGGCTTCCCCTTGGGCGGAACGAATGGGTAAACAAGTTGTTGCACCTAGTTTGACACTTTATCAAGACCCAGAAGCAGGCCCTTACAGTTGCCCGTTTGATGATGAAGGCACACCGACAAAGGCTTTAGTGTTTGTCAAAGATGGTATATTACAGCATTTTTATGGCGATCGCACCACAGGCCGTCAACTCGGTAGCGGTTCCACTGGTAATGGTTTTCGTCCCGGTTTGGGTAGCTATCCTTCCCCTGGGTTGTTTAATTTCTTGATTCAGCCTGGTACAACTCCACTACGA encodes the following:
- a CDS encoding Tab2/Atab2 family RNA-binding protein is translated as MGSIWELDFYSRPILDENQKKVWEVVICESPLDIRTQTDSLFRYAQYCPSTQVNSGWLRTALQEAIDKAGEAPIKVRFFRRQMNNMITKACQDLGIPAQPSRRTLLLNQWLQQRMEEVYPQEPGYQGGTNPSVRLDSPLPQRLPDALEGQQWGFVSLSAAELAEMPEWDIGFGEAFPLEMAQLSPETRIPGVLIFSPRALPLAGWMSGLELAFLRVDDSAGTRLILETGATESWILANIKNPKILAETQGFAEAKQTANGVHFIGIQSSPQAESFAGFWLLQEMNLP
- a CDS encoding TldD/PmbA family protein, translating into MGSENFSHDTLAEQLLELAIKSGAEAAEVYQSHSLSRPVFFEANRLKQLETSQSEGTTLRLWRNGRPGLTVAYGDVSPQAMVERALALSELNQPEPIELVTNSKPAYPDLGTSVPIEVLVNWGKEAIAIIRNTYPDVLCNSDWECDVETTRLVNSQGLDCHYTDTTLSCYMSAEWVRGDDFLSVSDGQTQRNTLDPEKLAYQILQRLVWAKENVAPPSGRVPVLFTSKAADMLWGTAQAALNGKRVLEAASPWAERMGKQVVAPSLTLYQDPEAGPYSCPFDDEGTPTKALVFVKDGILQHFYGDRTTGRQLGSGSTGNGFRPGLGSYPSPGLFNFLIQPGTTPLRDLIRKLDNGLIVDQMLGGSGGISGDFSINIDLGYRVQNGQVTGRVKDTMVAGNVYTALKQVLELGNDADWNGSCYTPSLIVEGLSTTSRNY